The Bacteroidota bacterium genome segment GGTCATTCTCTTTAGCATCACTAAGTTGATCTAATGTTTCATCATCAATACTAACCGCTTCGGGAACTAACAGGAATGGAGAGCCCCAACCAACAGAATCAATATTGTATTTATCTAACAAGAATTCATGCTCTTCGGAAGTACCAACACCCCCTTGAGCCGAAATTTTAATATTTAAAGGCTCTACAGGTACATTTTTACCCTTTTCTTCCAGAGCTTTTATATACAGCTCATGAGTTTCGTCAATCAGACTTTGCCTGTTTTGTTTGAACTCTTCCAAAATAGGCCCCATCAAATACCCGTCGGAAGCAAATGCATGTCCTCCGCAGTTTAGTCCTGATTCTATTCTGTATTCAGAAATCCAGATTCCTCTTTTTGCAAGATATTTTCCCTGGATTAAAGCAGAACGATAGTCGCTTACCTTAAGAATTACCTTTTTCCTCAGATTAAAATTTGTATCAGGAAAAAAGTCTTCAAATTTATCAATGTATCCATAAAGTCTTGGATTCATTCCGGCAGACAGAACTACAGAAGACTGTAGTTTACTGTTTGCAAAACCACGTAATGCTGCATGAGCATCGTTGTACTCCGTTGGTAGCTTTTCGCCCTTACGGTAGTTGTCTCTGTCAACCTTGGTCATGATATTTACATCAATATCACCCAGTTGCAGGTTTTCGTTTAGCCAGTTGTAAACATCCTGTTTACTTGGCTGGTTACTTAAAAAATTATGAAACTTATTTTTTATACCTGATACGTCAGGTAATAAATTCATCAATTTGTCAAGCTCTTTAGAAGTCTTATTCTGAAAAGATTTTTTAATTTCTTCCAGGTTTTCAGTTGCAACATCGTGTAACATATCTAAATATGCCGTAAAACGTTTAGCTCTGAAATCATCAGTTTTAGATGAAATTTCCTGAAACGGTAAATCAAACTTTTCGGAATAGAATTTTCTAAGACGCTCCACCAAAATATCGTCTACAGTCGATATTACTGATGATATTCCATATTGAGCCACTTTTAACGGTGTATCGATTGTAAAACCGATACCCATTACGGGGATATGGAATGTGTGAAGACTATTCTTTTTCATTCTTTATTTATTGAAAAATTAGGTGCGCAAATTACGAATAATCTGTATAATAAAACATCTAACTTATTGATAATTAAAACTATGCAAGCATAGTAAAGTTGTCGTGCAAGGCACTGAGAAATAAGGGGTTAAGTTAATATTTTGTCGTATTGTTGTATTAGGTCGTAAATTTGAAGGAGTAGATATAAGTGATTTTTGGAATAAATTGCTCTCAATTATTGGATAAACAAATAGATGTTGTAGTCAATAAATAGTGGTTTTGGGTATTAATATCGGGCTGGGACTCAAATTTTATTTGTGAAGTGAACATTATAGCTAATTTATCATCAAAAAAAGCGTGTATATCATAATTGCCCAATTAAGTAACAAATATGACATTCGGCGCTTTTGCATTTCTATACTTTTGCATTACAAAATAAATGAATCTAACTATTTAATTATAAGATTATTATGGATATTGAAATTAAATTTGACGAACACGGAAGAATTGTTCCTTTTATCGGAGGTCGTGAAATAACAATGAATGAATCACCTTTTTTAATTTTCCTGGCAACGGCAGGAATGTGTTCAGCAGTTTATGTTCAGGCATTTATGCAGCAACGTGGTATGCCAATGGATGAGGTTAAAGTAGTCCAGAGAATGGATTATAACCAAATGACTAATATGGTAGGTAAAATAGATATTTTAGTTGATCTACCTGAGTCATTCCCGGAGAAATACAACAAAGCAATTAAGAATGTTATTGCTCAATGCCCGGTGAAACGTCACTTGGCAGAAGCTCCTTCTTTTAATGTTATCACGAACTTTGATAATGTAGAAGCATAATATTATAATAACATAATATATATAATATATGGAGCGCTCTTTTAGAGCGCTTTTTTTTTGGTGTAAATTACTGTAACTAATAAGAGATCAGTGTATTGAGTTGGTTAAAGACAGTTTTTATCAGTAAATTTATGCCATAATGATGTATTATGGGAGTTACGGTAAAAAATATTATTAGGGTACTGACAGCAGTTTTAATAATCAGTTTATTTTCGATTAGAACATATTCGCAGGATAAAGAGCAACAGGAAGAAAAGGGAGAAAAAGATAAAGGTCATATGTTTTCGCCCTATAAAATTCATAATCCTGATTATACCTGGACCAATGTTGTGAGGTTTCTGGGTGCAAAAAGTATGTTTTATACAGCTGTACTTCCCGTACATAAAAATGCTGTTGTTAAACCCGAAATACTTTTTGGCGACGTAAATGAAACTACATTTTGGTACTCATTTAATTTTGCTTTGGTTAAAAGTTTAAAAATTGG includes the following:
- a CDS encoding OsmC family protein, with translation MDIEIKFDEHGRIVPFIGGREITMNESPFLIFLATAGMCSAVYVQAFMQQRGMPMDEVKVVQRMDYNQMTNMVGKIDILVDLPESFPEKYNKAIKNVIAQCPVKRHLAEAPSFNVITNFDNVEA